The DNA segment AGCACCGCGTCACCTTCCGCGACAGCTACTATGACACCCCTGAACTGAGCCTCATGCGGGCTGACTACTGGCTGCGACAGCGCGAGGGTAGTGGATGGGAGCTCAAATGTCCTGGCAGGCCAGGTGTCTCGGGACCCCACACTGAGTATATGGAACTCATAGTTGAGTCTGACATTGTGGCCCAGCTCTGTGAGGTACTAGGCACTGAGGTCCTGGGGGCTGGAGGTGTGGCTGCTGTCCTGGGCCCACTGAAGCTGCAGGAAGTAGCTAGTTTTGTGACTAAGCGTGGTGCTTGGAAGCTGGTGCTATCTGGAGCTGAGGAAGAGGAGCCTCCACTCAGGGTGGACCTGGATACAGCCGACTTTGGCTACACAGTAGGTGAGATAGAGGCCCTGGTGCACAAGGAGGCTGAGATCCCAGCTGCCCTAGAGAAGATCCACAGCCTCAGCAGCATGCTTGGTGAGGGAGACAAACGCTTCTGTGCCTTCTTTCCTTCCGTATCCCTCTTCTGGATGTACCCCCTGAACACCAGTTAGAGGGGAGGGCCTTGGGGTTATTTCTGTAATGGGGATTGTCTGGGCAATGTTTTGGAGGTCCTAGTTTGCTTTTACAGAAGCTGTCTAACCTGTATCAGATCCTTTCTTGTCCCTCATTTCCCCTAGTCCTTGCCTCATTTAGTTCTCACATCTCCAGCCACTCCCAAGTTTGTGTCCATTCTCTGCTTGACTCTCCATCCCCCACACCCTGTCCTCTCATTTTTACAACTACCTAGATCCTCATTTAATGTGTCCTGTTGGCTTTAAATAAAAGGCAAGAACACTGCATTTATGTGACAGACCATAGCACAAGTCATGGCAGATTTTTCTGTAGACAGTTCATCCACAGAAGGATGGGGTTGCACATCCCATGAGGCCTTAAAGTCCTGGAATGTTGCTCTCACTTTCTCAGCAGACATACACTGAGCTGAGTTTTCTGCTATATGCCCAGTGTGCTTCCAGGCTCTAATGATAAGACACTGACTGATCATGGCTCATGTGGTACACATAGAGGCTAGAATTCTGTGTGATTCCCACGCCATGGCTATAGCTGCTTCTTCTTTCTATAGCCTTGTTTCTGTATGCATCTCTGCATGTGCTTCATTACCAACCTTAAGAGCTTTGGCCTGTCTTCATGGCACCTGAACTCTTCACCATTTCTCCTTGCTGGAGCAGAGGCTAATGCTTGGcttcccagcccagcccctgcctgAAGTGGCCCTTGTAGGCCCCACTTGCACAGGCCAATCAGGGTGTGCACTGATGGGTTACAGAAACTGGTTGGATGGCATTCAGAATCTCAGTGCTGCCTTGGAAACAACTTTGGGGTCTGGCTATGTGGGCAGGGAGCAGAGTCAAAGCATTTAAGGCTCTATCTGGTTCTCTCCTCATTCTCCTTTTGCCTGCAGGTGTGCCAGTACAGGAGAAAGCACCTGCCAAGCTGATTGTGTACCTACAGCACTTCCGGCCTCAGGACTATCAGCACCTGCTAGAAGTACTCAGCCCCAGCAAGAAGCCACAGGGGACTAAAGCTCCTGACAGCAGCCTGGGCTAGGGTGTCACTTCCTCAGCAGGGAAGAGAACTCTGGGTTTAATAGGGTTCTTTTCTGGGCTCACTGTGCCTCCTTCCCTGGCCTTCTTCCCCAGTGGCTCCTCTCTCTGCAGCTCTGCCTGTTTTCACTTTACTCTCAGTTATCCTTCCTTGAGCCCTCCCTGGCTGCCTCCTCTCCCTCATCCGTCAGACACAATCTGTGGGCCGCCCCTCTCCCCTGGCCGCTAAGCAGCCTCCATTGATTTCCGCTCGTGTTTATAGGATTTCCACTTAGCCGTGATCAGTAGTTAAGCACAGGAAAATCCCTTGCCACCCCACCTCCCTTGGTCGATGCCATTGATTCTGCCAGCAGCTCCTAAACCGCCTTACAGCTGAGTTAGAGATGAGGGGAGGCAGCAGGGATTTCCCTGCCTTGGGGTGTGGGGAGTAGCAGCAGGTTGGGGAAGTGGGTGGGAATCCCTGTTAGAAATCTGTAAGTTCTGGTTTTACTTTGCTACTGTGCCCTACTCTGGTCCAAATGGTAGAGTGCCTCCTTTAGAGGTTTAGAGGCAAATTTGCTCCCCAACCTGGAGAGGGTAGAAATGACCCTCCTTTGTTGAAATAGGATCAAGGGAAAACACAGACTTCCAAGATAAAGAGACTCTTCCCTTGCTATGATTCATAAACATTTTCTATCTCAAATATACCCAAATATGGCTTTCCCCCTCAGGCTTTATTGGGCTTTCATTATTCGTGAGAGGTCCGGGGGGCCACCCCCCATGGATTTTGCAGAGGCAAGTGCAGGACCAGAGCGCCATCTGCTGGCAGCCTTCAGGTACAGGCTCCGAGTGGCTGGGACCTTGGAGAGTTTGGGACACAGGAGGATTTCAGACTGAGTGGAGGCTGAGTTATTGCCATGTTTCTGAGTTATTGCCATGTTTCCATGGGCAAGTTGTTCACCTCAAAGATCTCCTGCACCGACTGGCCAAAGTGGTTGTAGGTAAGGCGCAACTTTAGCCTCAAGGGAGCCTAGGAATATGAGGGGAGACCAGGGTTAGCACCTGTGATTTCTCCTATCCCTGGCCCTTATCACCAGGCGGTGGGGTGTGGGTGGGCGCTCCTAAGCTCACCTTGTTAGGATTGAGGATTCTGAGCAGCTGGGTCACTGGAAGGCCACTGTGAGCTGGAACTGTGTCCCCACTAGGAGCCTGTAGCTGCAGCTGGAAACTCTGAACACAGGAGGTTGGGCAGAACACAGTAAGGCAGCTAGCTGGGCTCAGGCAACCCCTCCACACCCAACAGTTTCAAACCTTCTTCCCATAACTCCCCAAGTGCTTGTCTCATTttcccccccacccacttcctctgcttggcctTTTCTCCTGGAGTGCCCAGGCCACTTTGAATCCTGGTCTTCTACAAACCTTGGGCACAGCAGCTTGGCAGATGAAGTGGATGACATCAGCCTCTGAGGTGTTGATAGCAGTGATGGTGATTAAGAGCAAAGCAGGAGTTCCAGGGGGTCGAACAAAAGACAGATTCAGCTGTAGTCCTTCACGTTCAAACACTCTGAGATTTGGGATGGAAGCTGGAGtatgggagagagaagcaggtcagCGTATGGGCAAAACTAACaagcttattcattcattcaatagaaATTAAGTGAGCATCCACTGGGTGCAGGGCAGTCCTTTAGATGCTAGTGACAAAGTGGACAAGAAGATGAAGTCCCTGTTTGGAGCTGAGAGTCTAGTGGGCagagaaaaacagtaaaacaatAAACAAGAAAACCACAAGAATCACAGATTAATTGgtgccatgaagaaaatataCCATGTCAGAATAACTGGGAGTAATAACTTAAACAAGAGTGGCAGGAGCAGGCAATTGACATTTTAGCTGAGGCCTGGAGAATGAGAATGAGCCAGTCATTTAATGTGCTAGGCAAAAACATTCTGTGTAGAAGGAGCACAAATTGCAAAGGGCTTTGGTGAGAGGGCCCGAGGAGCTGAGAAGGGCCAGTGGAGCAGGAAAGCATAAAAGATGGGTTGGGATTAGGCACCTGGGCCCCACAGGACAGGGTAAGAAGTTTAGAACAAAGGGAAGGCACTGAGGGCTATCCAGGAGGGAACTGGCACAAGTTAATGAACCCTCTTACCTATCAAGATGGAGATGTGATGGGGGGTTCACAGCACAGAAGAGGGCATGGGGACCTCGGTCCTTGGTAAAGAAGGAGGAACAGCACATTTCCACCCCTCCTTTTCTTAAGGTGTCTTCATCTGCCCTTTGCTGAGGCTTACCTGGGGGTGGAGATGCAGAGGGCAGGTCACAGGGCAGGTCGAGGAGGTGTACCAGAACATCTCCTGGGGAGGGTTCcagaggaggtgggggctgggcagcCCCAGAGGTGCCATCCAGGAGATCTAGCAGATCCAAGAGCTCAGAGGcctgggggaaagggcagaaggagcagGGCTAGGTGTGAAAGCCGAACAAGTCCTCTTCCCCCTGGGGCTTCTGACCTTCTCACCTGTGGCTCTGTGGGAACAAGACTggcttctgaaagttgagcttctttgctttcctttatcTCCTCATCCTGAGTGCCACCTCGCTCCACAAGAGGCATCTTTTCTAGGATGGCAGCCCTGAGAGGATGGAATACAGGTGTGTCCGTCTGGGCAGACCCTGGGCTTTTCATAAGCAGCATATGGGAGGAAGGGTAAGACCGTGCCCACCCGGGCACATGGTGGGTTGGAGTGCCTTTCTGATTTCCTAAGATGGCACACTGTTGTTGCTGGTTTTCAGATGAGCAAGGAGGGTTGGAAGCCACTTGGCTTCAATGAACTATGGGTGGGAGGCCCTGACTGTAGAGGAGGAAGGACATGGGTGAGGATGAGACCCTTCCCACAAAGGGGCACTGGGGAGAGGTCATCTGGCAAGAGGGCAGCGGTTTGGGTCCTATGT comes from the Canis aureus isolate CA01 chromosome 9, VMU_Caureus_v.1.0, whole genome shotgun sequence genome and includes:
- the THTPA gene encoding thiamine-triphosphatase isoform X1, whose amino-acid sequence is MAQALIEVERKFVPGPDTEDRLQELGGTLEHRVTFRDSYYDTPELSLMRADYWLRQREGSGWELKCPGRPGVSGPHTEYMELIVESDIVAQLCEVLGTEVLGAGGVAAVLGPLKLQEVASFVTKRGAWKLVLSGAEEEEPPLRVDLDTADFGYTVGEIEALVHKEAEIPAALEKIHSLSSMLGVPVQEKAPAKLIVYLQHFRPQDYQHLLEVLSPSKKPQGTKAPDSSLG
- the THTPA gene encoding thiamine-triphosphatase isoform X2; the encoded protein is MAQALIEVERKFVPGPDTEDRLQELGGTLEHRVTFRDSYYDTPELSLMRADYWLRQREGSGWELKCPGRPGVSGPHTEYMELIVESDIVAQLCEVLGTEVLGAGGVAAVLGPLKLQEVASFVTKRGAWKLVLSGAEEEEPPLRVDLDTADFGYTVGVPVQEKAPAKLIVYLQHFRPQDYQHLLEVLSPSKKPQGTKAPDSSLG